In the genome of Gemmatimonas sp. UBA7669, the window GTTTGCACCACAGCCGTGCGGTCGAAGGCAATGCTGAACGGGTCGTTGCTACCGGGCCGGCCGATGAGGCGGCCCAGTCCGTCCCGCAGGCGCAGCGTGGCAGTGGCCAGGGCACCGCGCTCGGACTGCAACTGCACGGACACCCGGTACTGGCCGTTGCGTGCGGTCACTGCTTCACCGGGCGCCAGGTCGTACACCTCCCACACGAGACCAATGGTGGACCCCGAATCGGCCACATCCCCAACCGGAGTGAGGCCCAGCGCAGACCAGCGCTGCGTGCTGGTGGCGCTGGGCGCGCGTTCTGGTGGCAAGGGGCGAGTGATGAGCACGTCACTCATGCCGAAGCCGCGGCCACTGTCGGCCTGCAGCAGCTGTGTGTTGCGCAACGCGCGCCGCGAGTCGTCCTGGGTGAGTTCAACCCGCAGCATGGTCACGTTGCGCCCAACACGCTGCGTCCAGTGCCGCGACGTCGGGGTGTCCAGCGCGGCCGACGCGACGCGAAACTCGCCGCGCTGGGCCGATGGATTGGGAGCGAGAAAATCCGTGGCCTTGACGAGCGACGCGATGGTGACCGACTCGAGTTCGAGGTCGCCCAGCAATTGCCGAGGCGTGAAGGCGCCCACCAGTACCACATCCGTCGAGTCACCGGTGGCACGGAATTGCACGGGGCGCAGTGGCAGACTGTCCACATCCCGGGCCACCGCCAGGTTGTGCATCGAGAGCGGCCGCTGTTCGAACACGCCTTCCACGAAGGGCTGATCGTACATGGCGATGTCGGCGCTGGCGAAGCCCGGGCGCAGATCGAAGAAGAAGGTGATGCCAAAATCGTAGGACCAGACGAGCGTCACGCCGGCTTCACCACCAGATCGACTGGCCGTCAAGGCGCTGCTCATGGTGATTTCGAGATCCGGTGGACCATAGCGCACCAGAATGCGACCGCGATCGGTGTCGGCTCCCCGGTATCCCAGCATATCATCGGTCCAACGCAGGTCGGCGTACACCACGCGGGCCAGCAGTTCCAACTGCATTTCATTCTCGGTCGTGCTGGCCAGCGGATCGTTGGATTCCCAGAACGCGCGTGCCACCGCCTGCTGCTGACCGACAGGCAGCTTGCTGTAGGTGAGCGAGTCCATGCCAGTGCCCGCGCGGGCCTTGGCAATGGGGCTGCCGGGCCGAAGAACGCGCGTGATGCTGGTGAGGCGTGCCTGCTCGCGTTCGTCGAGCAGCACCAGGGCGCTGTCGAAGGCGGCGCGGGAGGCGCTCACCTGGTTGCTGCGCCACAGGGCGAGGCCAAGCAGCAGGCGCGATTCGGCATCGAAGGGAAATGCCTTCGCCCGTTCTGACGCCAACTGCCGGAGCTCCTCCCATTGTTTGCGCGTGGCCATCGTCATGGCGAGATGGCGCGCGTATCGCTGCGAGGACGGATTCTGCTGCACGGCGCGCTGGAAGTGCGCGTGCGCCGTTTCCAGATCGGCGGCACCCGTTGGTGGTTTGATGAGATGTTTGACAACACTCATCACGTAGTCGCGACCGAGGTTGCGGTTGAACGCGCCGGCATTGAGGCCGTTGTCCGGATTCAGCAGGGCGGTGGGGTCGGACGCTGTCGGGGCCCCGTTGGCGCCAAGCTGGATGCGGTTGAGCGGATCGATGAGCGCGCGGTTGGACGTGGCTTCGAAGCGACGCCACGCCGCCTGCCCGACCTGATCTTCGGCTTCAGCCGTCAGCAGCGCGTCACCGTGGCGTTTCGCGACGCTCAGCGCTTTGTCCGCCTGCTGTGTGCCGGAGAAGCGCATGGTGGACACGCCCGACTCGAGGTTGAAGCGCCCCAGATTGAGCCAGTAGCGCGCACTGTCGGGCGCAAACTGTGTGGCGAGGCGGAGGGCTGAGTCGGCGGCTTGCAGCAGGCGAATAGTGCGCGGGTCACTGATGTAGCCGCCGCGCCGGCTGGACCGGGCCTGCTCCCAGTAGAGATGCCCCAGCCGGTGCCAGCTCACCCCGTCGCGCATGCTGCGGCGCACGCGCGTTTCCAGCAACGCCACCGCGCCAGCGGTGTCACCGCGGGCCACCAGCGCATCGGCCTCGGCCGCCGCCGAGCCGGCAGGGACCGTGGACAGAACCGGCTGAGCGCGCAGGCCATGAGGCCAGGCGACCATGCCAACAAGCACTGCAGACAACGTGCGTGACCGCCACCGGCAATTCCGGCCCGGAGTGCGGCAATGGGAGGGGAGGGACATTGAAGGGAGGGCGGGTGGGGAAACCGGCCGCCTCCAATCAGAAGAGGCCGGGCTGCTCCGCGGCGCCTGCGGGTGGGACGAACCCCAGGTGCCGGTAGGCGTGGGCCGTGGCCACGCGCCCCCGGGGGGTCCGCTGCAGAAAACCGTGTTGCACAAGGAATGGCTCATATACCTCTTCAATCGTTCCAGGATCCTCGCCGATGGCCGCGGCGATGGTTCCGAGCCCCACCGGGCCCCCGTCGAACTTCTCGATGATGGCCTTGAGCAGGCGGCTGTCCATGTCATCGAGACCAAAATGGTCCACGTCCAGCAGGGACAGGGCGGCCTGCGCCACATCGAGCGTGATGCGGCCGTTGGCGCGCACCTGGGCATAGTCCCGCACGCGACGCAGCAGGCGGTTGGCCACACGCGGCGTCCCGCGGGAGCGCTTGGCAATTTCGTGGGCGCCGGCCGCGTCCATCTCTACCCGCAGCACCTCGCCGGTGCGGCGCACGATGACCTCCAACTCCTCCACGGGATAGAAGGCCAACTGGTGCATGAGCCCGAAGCGCGCCCGCATGGGCGCCGTGAGCATGCCCAGCCGTGTGGTGGCACCCACGAGGGTGAAGCGCTCGATGTTCATCGTCACCGTCTGCGCCTTGGGGCCCTCGGACAGGCGGATGTCGATGCGGTAGTCCTCCATGGCCGGATAGAGGAACTCCTCGATGACTGGCCGCAGACGATGGATTTCGTCGATGAACAGCACGTCCCCTTCACGCAGGTTGGTGAGGGGACCGACCAGGTCGCCGGGCTTCTCGAGGGCCGGGCCCGACGTGGTGGTGAGGTTGACGCCCAGCTCACGGGCAATGAGATCGGCCAGGGTGGTTTTGCCCAGACCTGGCGGGCCGAAAAACAGAATGTGGTCGAGTGGCTCACGACGGACGCGGGCGGCCTCGATGGCAATGCCCAGACTTTCCTTGACCTTGCGCTGTCCGATGAACTCGGCCAGCCGCTGCGGACGCAGCGACAGTTCGACGACACTTTCGTCGGACAGGGCCTCAGGCGTGGTGATTTCGGCGCGACTCATGCCCGGAAATATACCGAAGATCGCGGCCCTGCCGGGCACCAGATCGGGCACCGCATTGGGCACTGGGCACCCGCGTTGGGGTATCCAGCATTTGACCACGGG includes:
- a CDS encoding GWxTD domain-containing protein, with translation MVAWPHGLRAQPVLSTVPAGSAAAEADALVARGDTAGAVALLETRVRRSMRDGVSWHRLGHLYWEQARSSRRGGYISDPRTIRLLQAADSALRLATQFAPDSARYWLNLGRFNLESGVSTMRFSGTQQADKALSVAKRHGDALLTAEAEDQVGQAAWRRFEATSNRALIDPLNRIQLGANGAPTASDPTALLNPDNGLNAGAFNRNLGRDYVMSVVKHLIKPPTGAADLETAHAHFQRAVQQNPSSQRYARHLAMTMATRKQWEELRQLASERAKAFPFDAESRLLLGLALWRSNQVSASRAAFDSALVLLDEREQARLTSITRVLRPGSPIAKARAGTGMDSLTYSKLPVGQQQAVARAFWESNDPLASTTENEMQLELLARVVYADLRWTDDMLGYRGADTDRGRILVRYGPPDLEITMSSALTASRSGGEAGVTLVWSYDFGITFFFDLRPGFASADIAMYDQPFVEGVFEQRPLSMHNLAVARDVDSLPLRPVQFRATGDSTDVVLVGAFTPRQLLGDLELESVTIASLVKATDFLAPNPSAQRGEFRVASAALDTPTSRHWTQRVGRNVTMLRVELTQDDSRRALRNTQLLQADSGRGFGMSDVLITRPLPPERAPSATSTQRWSALGLTPVGDVADSGSTIGLVWEVYDLAPGEAVTARNGQYRVSVQLQSERGALATATLRLRDGLGRLIGRPGSNDPFSIAFDRTAVVQTLSLDYVSLDLGTLPRGRYRLRVDILDLNSQRKTFRDTALEVR
- the ruvB gene encoding Holliday junction branch migration DNA helicase RuvB yields the protein MSRAEITTPEALSDESVVELSLRPQRLAEFIGQRKVKESLGIAIEAARVRREPLDHILFFGPPGLGKTTLADLIARELGVNLTTTSGPALEKPGDLVGPLTNLREGDVLFIDEIHRLRPVIEEFLYPAMEDYRIDIRLSEGPKAQTVTMNIERFTLVGATTRLGMLTAPMRARFGLMHQLAFYPVEELEVIVRRTGEVLRVEMDAAGAHEIAKRSRGTPRVANRLLRRVRDYAQVRANGRITLDVAQAALSLLDVDHFGLDDMDSRLLKAIIEKFDGGPVGLGTIAAAIGEDPGTIEEVYEPFLVQHGFLQRTPRGRVATAHAYRHLGFVPPAGAAEQPGLF